The following are from one region of the Cyclopterus lumpus isolate fCycLum1 chromosome 21, fCycLum1.pri, whole genome shotgun sequence genome:
- the lnpa gene encoding endoplasmic reticulum junction formation protein lunapark-A produces MGAVISRWRTKPSTVEILEGIDKDIQILEEYSDKYQRQLKIWVGRLLLYSSLLFLITCIVVYLWYLPEQLMGRLILSLPFVVFPLLVWLLRKILIIICSRRTEKNNEKSEDLKAHKRKILEEVMETETYKNAKLILERFDPDSKRKIELESTPVGPQMTPKPGHELRQRNVNPKTPSVVVNPASGAAARPPLTSGLTYPGRSSHSAPGGPPERSLSAIAAQQSLMRRPVTPGTPVPGVGMQPPGPPMARPVVPRERGAMDRVIEYLVGDGPQNRYALICQQCLSHNGMALKEEFEYVAFRCAYCYFLNPARKTRPQAPRLPEATGEVKMSSEATLPSSAADVDDDQSVLGQTKLADVSAETDTLEPGTPTTTEPSSASDSQSTPESQDLPSEKSDGELDVSAMEVE; encoded by the exons ATGGGTGCAGTCATCTCACGGTGGAGG ACTAAGCCATCCACTGTGGAGATTTTGGAAGGAATCGATAAG GATATACAGATCCTTGAAGAATACAGTGATAAGTATCAGAGGCAGTTGAAGATATGGGTCGGGCGACTGCTTCTGTACTCGTCTCTTCTCTTCCTGATCACGTGCATAGTTGTGTATTTGTGGTACCTGCCTGAACAGTTGATGGGACGGCTCATATTGTCTCTTCCCTTCGTGGTATTTCCATTATT AGTTTGGTTACTTCGaaaaatacttattattatttgttcccGAAGAACTGAAAAAAATA atgAGAAATCAGAAGATCTTAAAgcacacaaaaggaaaata CTTGAAGAAGTTATGGAAACAGAGACATATAAAAATGCTAAATTGATTCTGGAGAGATTTGATCCTGATTCCAAGAGAAAAATT GAGCTTGAATCTACTCCAGTTGGACCTCAGATGACTCCAAAACCAGGCCACG AGCTCCGCCAGCGCAATGTCAACCCAAAGACCCCCTCAGTGGTGGTGAATCCTGCAAGCGGAGCTGCTGCTCGCCCCCCTCTTACCTCTGGGCTCACCTATCCTGGACGGTCCTCCCACTCTGCTCCAGGTGGGCCCCCAGAGAGGAGCCTGTCTGCTATAGCTGCTCAGCAGAGCTTGATGAGGAGGCCTGTGACCCCTGGAACACCTGTTCCAGGAGTCG GGATGCAACCCCCAGGCCCGCCCATGGCCAGACCAGTGGTCCCAAGAGAAAGAGGTGCTATGGACAGAGTCATTGAGTATCTTGTTGGAGATGGCCCTCAGAACAG ATACGCTCTCATCTGTCAGCAGTGTCTGTCCCATAACGGCATGGCATTAAAAGAGGAATTTGAATATGTTG cCTTCCGATGTGCATATTGTTATTTCTTGAATCCTGCAAGAAAGACCAGGCCTCAGGCCCCCAGACTCCCCGAGGCCACTGGAGAAGTGAAGATGTCATCTGAGGCAACCTTACCTTCGTCTGCTGCTGACGTAGACGATGACCAATCGGTTTTAG GCCAAACCAAGCTTGCTGATGTCTCAGCTGAAACGGACACCCTGGAGCCAGGCACACCAACAACCACAGAGCCCAGCTCTGCGTCAGACAGCCAAAGCACCCCAGAGTCACAAGATCTGCCCTCGGAGAAGTCTGACGGAGAGCTAGATGTGTCTGCCATGGAAGTGGAATAA